A genomic segment from Bacillus mesophilus encodes:
- a CDS encoding aldo/keto reductase family protein: protein MEYRRLGRTGLKVSEISLGSWLTYGNSTEKDTAAAVIDKAYELGINSFDTANVYVTGEAEKIVGEALAKYPRESYVLATKVFWPMGEGPNDRGLSRKHVFEQLHASLKRLQMDYVDIYYCHRYDPETPIDETLRTIDDMVRQGKVLYVGVSEWTAAQIVEGLGVSDRYLLDRIVVNQPQYHMFNRYIETDIIPTSEKNGISQIVFSPLAQGVLTGKYKRGQSLPAGSRATDPSSNMYMNPYLQEDVLMKVEKLEGLAKELDLSLSQLALAWILRHPSVASALVGASKPQQIEENVKASGVKLSEETVSKIESILQV, encoded by the coding sequence ATGGAATATCGTAGATTAGGTAGAACCGGTTTAAAGGTAAGTGAAATCAGCCTAGGAAGCTGGCTTACCTATGGTAACTCAACAGAAAAAGATACAGCAGCTGCAGTCATTGATAAAGCCTATGAACTTGGAATTAACTCCTTCGACACAGCCAATGTATATGTGACAGGAGAAGCAGAAAAAATTGTAGGTGAAGCCCTGGCTAAATACCCACGTGAATCTTATGTGTTAGCAACGAAAGTGTTCTGGCCAATGGGAGAGGGACCTAACGATCGTGGCTTATCTAGAAAGCATGTGTTCGAACAACTACACGCTAGTCTTAAGAGATTACAAATGGACTATGTAGACATCTATTATTGTCATCGTTATGATCCAGAAACTCCGATTGATGAAACATTACGTACGATCGACGATATGGTTCGTCAAGGTAAAGTGTTGTATGTAGGGGTAAGTGAATGGACAGCTGCTCAAATAGTTGAAGGTCTCGGAGTATCTGATCGTTATTTATTAGACCGTATTGTTGTCAATCAGCCACAATATCATATGTTTAATCGCTATATTGAAACCGATATCATTCCTACAAGTGAAAAGAACGGAATCAGCCAGATTGTATTTTCTCCACTAGCTCAAGGAGTCTTAACAGGGAAATATAAGCGTGGGCAATCTTTACCTGCAGGAAGTCGTGCTACAGATCCTTCCTCTAATATGTATATGAATCCTTATTTACAGGAAGACGTTCTTATGAAGGTGGAAAAATTAGAGGGATTAGCGAAAGAACTAGATCTATCACTATCGCAGTTGGCGTTGGCTTGGATTCTTCGTCACCCAAGCGTGGCTAGTGCCTTAGTAGGTGCAAGTAAACCACAGCAAATCGAGGAAAATGTAAAAGCTTCAGGTGTGAAGCTATCAGAAGAAACAGTTTCTAAAATAGAAAGTATTCTTCAAGTTTAA
- a CDS encoding tRNA (cytidine(34)-2'-O)-methyltransferase: MGVNVVLYQPEIPLNTANIALTCAATDSILHLIRPLSFSTDEKMLKAAGIDFWDKVNVRYYDSIDEFYEQNPIGDFFFIENFGDGRHTDFDYSKSDHEYFFIFGRETDGIPQEVIDKYKDKCLRIPMTVNVRSLNLSNTVAILVYEALRQQGYPNLR, from the coding sequence ATGGGAGTAAATGTAGTATTATATCAACCAGAAATACCCTTAAATACAGCTAATATAGCATTAACCTGTGCGGCAACGGATTCCATCCTACATTTAATTCGTCCACTTAGTTTTTCAACAGATGAAAAGATGTTAAAAGCAGCGGGTATTGACTTTTGGGATAAAGTAAATGTTCGCTATTATGATTCAATAGATGAATTTTATGAGCAGAATCCAATCGGGGATTTTTTCTTCATAGAAAATTTCGGTGATGGAAGACACACAGACTTTGACTACAGTAAATCAGATCACGAGTATTTTTTCATTTTTGGACGTGAAACAGACGGAATTCCTCAAGAAGTAATCGACAAATATAAAGACAAATGCTTACGAATCCCTATGACAGTCAACGTACGTTCACTTAACTTATCCAACACAGTTGCCATACTAGTATATGAAGCTTTAAGACAGCAAGGTTATCCTAATTTAAGATAA
- a CDS encoding methyl-accepting chemotaxis protein, producing the protein MNIKMHELVGGIRKSSEELSAGSEETSASVEEVTATVEDLNKVVQGVAEEATNGRNATLEASQSLIQLSSLIQLAKEKARSGKVSSENTMQSAKDGADKVEETVSKMGEIEIKTEETQKLISELEVYSKEIEQITNTITSIAAQTNLLALNASIEAARAGEHGKGFAVVANEVRKLAEESNHGAGEVSLLTKKIAELTKKSALSMGESRNIVSEGMQVAKIAGFSLQQILEAVDLTVVSINEINDITSDEVATSDAIVKLINNLATIVETTASSAEEMMASFEETTASMQTVSAVSEQTSGMANDLINSVGRFKL; encoded by the coding sequence ATGAATATAAAAATGCACGAACTTGTTGGAGGAATTAGAAAATCATCTGAGGAACTAAGTGCAGGTTCTGAAGAAACATCTGCTTCTGTTGAGGAAGTTACGGCGACCGTTGAGGATTTAAATAAAGTGGTACAGGGTGTTGCAGAGGAAGCAACAAACGGAAGAAATGCAACACTTGAAGCCTCTCAATCGCTCATTCAACTTTCATCTCTTATCCAATTGGCTAAGGAAAAAGCACGTAGTGGGAAGGTAAGTTCTGAGAATACAATGCAATCTGCAAAAGATGGTGCAGATAAGGTTGAGGAAACTGTAAGTAAAATGGGCGAAATCGAAATTAAAACTGAAGAAACGCAGAAGTTAATTTCAGAATTAGAAGTGTACTCAAAAGAAATTGAGCAGATTACGAATACAATTACGTCTATTGCTGCACAAACAAACCTTTTAGCCTTAAATGCCTCTATCGAAGCAGCACGTGCTGGTGAACACGGAAAAGGATTTGCAGTTGTAGCAAACGAGGTGCGTAAACTAGCAGAGGAATCAAATCATGGTGCAGGTGAAGTCTCCTTATTAACTAAGAAAATTGCAGAGTTGACTAAAAAGTCCGCTTTATCAATGGGAGAAAGTAGAAATATTGTGAGTGAGGGAATGCAAGTTGCAAAAATAGCAGGTTTCTCACTACAGCAGATTTTAGAAGCAGTAGATCTTACTGTAGTATCTATTAATGAAATAAATGATATTACAAGCGATGAAGTGGCAACATCTGATGCCATCGTAAAGCTCATTAACAACCTTGCAACAATTGTAGAAACCACCGCATCAAGTGCAGAGGAAATGATGGCATCCTTTGAAGAAACAACTGCCTCCATGCAAACCGTAAGTGCAGTATCTGAACAGACTTCCGGAATGGCGAATGACTTAATCAATTCAGTTGGAAGATTTAAATTGTAG
- a CDS encoding STAS domain-containing protein, which produces MNTEVVNDFVHIKLEGNMYVEESIILRETIIKSIEEGYKNFCFDLQSLNYIDSAGLGVLVGCKKRVAQTNGKVILKNLNGTVKEIIELTRLNLIFDGN; this is translated from the coding sequence ATGAACACTGAAGTAGTAAATGACTTTGTCCATATAAAATTAGAAGGAAATATGTATGTGGAAGAGTCCATCATTTTAAGAGAAACAATCATAAAGTCTATCGAAGAAGGCTATAAAAATTTTTGTTTTGATTTACAGTCTCTTAATTATATTGATAGCGCTGGTTTAGGAGTCTTAGTTGGTTGTAAAAAGAGAGTGGCACAAACTAACGGAAAAGTAATTTTGAAAAATCTCAATGGAACAGTCAAAGAAATCATTGAATTAACCAGGTTAAACCTCATTTTTGATGGGAACTAG
- a CDS encoding ATP-binding protein: MTKLINGGFFRKQEESLMKTCFNTGNSEVIIDIKNRVSRLLQAVLPDEHILVEVAFNEAINNAISVSEAVEVEITKDEKYVKLIVKDNGKGFDVESSLQEIEVKGEKLMDEILWSESGRGLYLMKKVMDKVEYNKKGNQVTLFKQIGGSKREYEH; encoded by the coding sequence ATGACTAAATTGATCAACGGGGGATTTTTTAGAAAACAAGAAGAATCATTAATGAAAACTTGTTTTAATACAGGAAATAGTGAAGTAATAATTGATATCAAAAATCGGGTTAGTAGATTGTTACAGGCAGTTTTACCTGACGAACATATTTTGGTGGAAGTAGCATTTAATGAAGCCATTAACAATGCTATAAGTGTGTCTGAAGCAGTCGAGGTAGAAATAACTAAGGATGAGAAGTACGTAAAACTTATCGTAAAAGACAACGGTAAAGGATTTGACGTTGAATCATCACTACAAGAAATAGAAGTCAAAGGTGAAAAACTAATGGATGAAATCTTGTGGTCAGAGTCCGGGAGAGGACTTTACTTAATGAAAAAAGTGATGGATAAAGTTGAATATAATAAAAAGGGAAATCAAGTGACTCTCTTTAAGCAAATAGGAGGAAGTAAACGTGAATATGAACACTGA
- a CDS encoding NAD(P)/FAD-dependent oxidoreductase, whose product MNQVEYFDVTIIGGGPAGLYSAFYSGLREMKTKIIEFQPYLGGKVHIYPEKMIWDIGGLTPTPGAKLIEQIVEQGLTFSPTVVLNERITSISKDSDGMFLLKAASGTIHYSKTVIVAVGSGILKPQKLHIEGAERYEVSNLHYTVKSLKYFKDKTVIVSGGGNSAVDWANELVPVAKKVYLTHRKSELSGHEAQVTQLLNSSADVLFNTSITKLIASDDQESIQRVELTNTETGEIDHLCVDEILINHGFEQDASLLENSELDIELRDNYYIAGNSTSETSVKGLFAVGDILKHDGKLHLIAGAFQDAANAVNKAKQYIQPDANGFAMVSSHNEVFKQRNRELVRQLVK is encoded by the coding sequence TTGAATCAGGTGGAATACTTTGATGTAACAATTATCGGAGGTGGCCCTGCTGGTCTCTATTCTGCTTTCTATAGCGGACTTCGTGAAATGAAAACAAAAATTATTGAGTTTCAACCTTACTTAGGGGGAAAAGTTCATATATATCCAGAAAAAATGATTTGGGACATTGGAGGGCTAACACCTACTCCAGGCGCTAAGTTGATTGAACAGATCGTTGAACAAGGTTTAACCTTTAGTCCTACTGTTGTGTTAAACGAGAGAATTACTTCTATATCTAAAGATAGTGACGGAATGTTTCTGTTGAAGGCAGCTTCTGGTACTATACACTATTCGAAGACTGTAATTGTAGCGGTCGGAAGTGGGATCTTAAAACCACAAAAGCTACATATAGAAGGAGCAGAAAGATATGAGGTATCTAACCTCCATTATACAGTGAAATCGTTAAAGTACTTTAAGGATAAGACCGTAATCGTATCAGGTGGTGGAAATTCGGCTGTCGATTGGGCAAACGAATTAGTGCCTGTTGCTAAAAAAGTGTATCTCACTCATCGAAAGTCAGAATTGTCCGGACATGAAGCACAAGTCACACAGTTATTGAATAGTTCCGCAGATGTTTTATTCAATACGAGCATTACGAAGCTAATAGCCTCTGACGATCAGGAAAGTATTCAACGTGTTGAACTGACCAATACTGAAACAGGTGAAATTGATCACCTATGTGTTGATGAGATCTTAATTAACCATGGCTTTGAACAGGATGCATCTCTATTAGAAAATAGTGAGTTAGACATCGAACTAAGAGACAATTATTATATAGCTGGGAACTCTACTAGTGAGACTTCGGTTAAAGGACTTTTTGCAGTTGGTGATATCTTAAAGCATGACGGAAAACTACATTTAATTGCCGGTGCTTTCCAAGATGCTGCCAATGCAGTGAACAAGGCAAAGCAATATATTCAACCAGATGCAAACGGATTCGCTATGGTTTCTTCGCACAACGAAGTATTCAAGCAACGTAATCGAGAATTAGTTCGCCAACTGGTAAAATAA
- a CDS encoding TlpA disulfide reductase family protein codes for MLSRKALVIVGLVGLFGWGIYTTHFAADEFPEDLEVSSTTEIQDEVITGLQQGNKAPDFETQTLDGKTIKLSDLQGKKVILNLWATWCPPCKAEMPHMQDFYLEHQNHQVEILAINLTNAEKNTDGIEEFVVDYGLTFPIGLDPKGEIGKLYQAITIPTSYVIDSKGIIRQKIIGPMNKEMMTELVESVE; via the coding sequence TTGCTGTCAAGAAAGGCTCTTGTCATAGTAGGGTTAGTTGGATTGTTTGGATGGGGGATTTATACGACCCATTTTGCAGCAGATGAATTCCCGGAGGACCTTGAGGTGAGTTCAACGACTGAAATTCAGGATGAGGTAATTACAGGGCTACAGCAGGGAAATAAGGCTCCTGATTTTGAAACACAAACCCTAGATGGAAAGACAATAAAATTATCAGATTTACAAGGTAAGAAGGTTATTTTGAATCTTTGGGCAACCTGGTGTCCACCATGTAAAGCAGAAATGCCACACATGCAAGATTTTTATCTAGAGCATCAAAATCATCAAGTAGAAATCCTTGCGATCAATCTTACGAATGCAGAGAAAAATACAGATGGTATTGAAGAATTCGTGGTCGATTATGGACTAACCTTCCCGATTGGTCTTGATCCAAAAGGGGAGATAGGAAAGCTTTATCAAGCAATTACGATCCCAACTAGCTATGTTATTGACAGTAAAGGGATTATTAGGCAGAAGATTATTGGTCCGATGAATAAAGAGATGATGACAGAATTAGTTGAGAGTGTAGAGTAG
- a CDS encoding cupin domain-containing protein, whose amino-acid sequence MYRNSYGEHQWHHPMPNNWHNNNFSYENWGYTNRNLNHWNSYNWSYNNWNPYYYRNSGLNDYGQQPFVVDMEEVTKKNKNFRTALWTGKHLQLTLMSINVGESIGLESHPNLDQFIRIEQGQGLVQMGDQKDRLDFQQNAYEDYAIFIPAGKWHNLTNTGNKPIKLYSIYAPPEHPFGTVHETKAIAMAAENHNQ is encoded by the coding sequence TTGTACCGTAATTCGTATGGGGAGCATCAATGGCATCATCCTATGCCTAACAACTGGCATAACAATAACTTTAGTTATGAAAATTGGGGATATACTAACAGAAACTTAAATCACTGGAATAGTTACAACTGGAGCTATAACAACTGGAACCCTTATTATTATCGAAACAGTGGTTTAAATGATTATGGACAACAACCTTTTGTAGTAGATATGGAGGAGGTTACGAAGAAAAACAAGAATTTCCGTACGGCGTTATGGACCGGAAAGCATTTACAACTAACCTTAATGAGTATTAATGTTGGTGAAAGCATAGGTTTAGAAAGCCATCCAAACCTTGATCAATTCATTCGTATAGAACAAGGTCAAGGATTGGTTCAAATGGGCGATCAAAAGGATAGATTGGATTTTCAGCAAAATGCCTATGAAGATTATGCAATTTTTATACCTGCAGGAAAATGGCACAATCTAACTAATACGGGGAATAAACCAATAAAACTGTATTCTATTTATGCTCCACCTGAGCATCCTTTCGGTACAGTCCATGAAACCAAAGCGATCGCCATGGCTGCTGAAAATCATAATCAATAA
- a CDS encoding ferritin family protein, translated as MYSNHSGPHYYEYDRLPTNFQLINDIQKAIHGEYSAVACYKILANMAPTRDERNRILEIIKDEERHLEEFSRIYLNLTGKDPSYKIVEECPDKYKAGVKFAFKDEQETVDFYLDIADQANDSNIKERFRRAAADEQNHAVWFLYFSTYHKTTNTKRQLQNFGAKAALSATAFALPQMLTYALQDEYLAQARYDDILSSFGNIRTFSRIKEAELRHINALLPLFYRYQVPIPEDTSQSFITTPESIKAAYAAGVQGEIDNISMYERFLSLSIPDDVRFVFSQLRNASLNHLSAFERGLARNV; from the coding sequence ATGTATTCAAATCATTCTGGACCGCATTACTATGAATATGATCGTCTGCCAACTAACTTTCAACTTATAAATGATATTCAGAAGGCCATTCATGGAGAGTATAGTGCGGTGGCTTGTTACAAGATTTTAGCTAATATGGCACCAACACGGGATGAAAGGAACAGAATTCTTGAGATAATAAAGGACGAAGAACGCCATCTCGAGGAATTCAGCAGAATTTATTTAAATTTAACCGGAAAAGACCCATCTTACAAAATCGTAGAGGAATGTCCTGATAAGTATAAAGCTGGTGTGAAATTTGCTTTTAAGGATGAACAAGAAACTGTTGATTTTTATTTAGATATAGCAGATCAAGCGAATGATTCAAATATTAAAGAAAGATTTCGACGCGCAGCTGCAGACGAACAAAATCACGCTGTATGGTTTCTATACTTTTCTACCTACCACAAGACAACAAACACGAAAAGGCAGCTTCAAAATTTCGGTGCTAAAGCGGCCTTAAGTGCTACCGCGTTCGCTTTACCTCAAATGTTAACTTATGCTCTTCAAGACGAATACTTAGCCCAAGCGAGATATGATGACATTCTTTCGAGCTTCGGAAATATTCGGACATTTTCACGAATTAAAGAAGCTGAATTGAGGCACATAAATGCTCTGTTACCACTTTTTTACCGGTATCAGGTACCAATCCCTGAAGATACATCGCAGTCATTCATTACAACTCCAGAAAGTATTAAGGCAGCCTATGCTGCTGGGGTTCAGGGGGAAATAGACAATATCTCTATGTACGAAAGGTTCCTTTCCCTTAGTATTCCGGATGATGTTCGTTTTGTATTTTCTCAACTACGTAATGCTTCTTTAAATCATCTTTCAGCATTTGAAAGAGGCCTTGCTAGAAATGTTTGA
- a CDS encoding acyl-CoA thioesterase: MTEHYRFTHRLKVRYSEIDGQKIVFNAHYLTYLDIAVSEYFEEGLKLNMQELTANNQFDFVVVKSTLEYKSSATLGDWLNVSCCMKSMGRSSFTMAFKITREEDQELILLGEIVYVSYDSHTKSSVPVPDFIRERIGRFEKG; the protein is encoded by the coding sequence ATGACAGAACACTATCGGTTTACTCATCGTCTCAAAGTCCGTTACTCAGAAATAGACGGGCAAAAAATTGTGTTTAACGCACATTATTTAACTTATTTAGATATTGCCGTAAGTGAGTATTTCGAAGAGGGTCTCAAACTTAATATGCAAGAGCTAACTGCCAATAATCAATTTGATTTTGTCGTAGTAAAGTCCACACTAGAATATAAGAGCTCGGCTACTTTGGGTGATTGGCTAAATGTTTCATGCTGTATGAAATCAATGGGGCGCTCTAGCTTTACTATGGCTTTTAAGATTACACGTGAGGAAGATCAGGAGCTGATTTTATTAGGTGAGATTGTATATGTAAGTTATGATTCCCATACTAAATCCTCAGTGCCTGTGCCTGATTTTATTCGTGAAAGGATAGGAAGATTTGAAAAAGGATAG